In Archocentrus centrarchus isolate MPI-CPG fArcCen1 chromosome 16, fArcCen1, whole genome shotgun sequence, a single window of DNA contains:
- the dnase2 gene encoding deoxyribonuclease-2-alpha, translating to MLLFLSVLILYVPLEGNTAPISCYNDQGDAVDWFYIYKLPKEHGKKSPEYGEMYLILDKGREGWTEGKGSVNDTTGALGRTVGQLYAQGKNMEVAYILYNDQKPQEDSSSDRRGDNGGSRGGHTKGVVLLDKKQGFWLVHSTPHFPPAQEAGEYYYPSSGEDNGQNFLCVTYPLDRFQTIGEQLQINQPNVYDCSIPESLASQVPSLTELCDKNNLSYETFPRAKSVSNRSVTLTSKDGTNFISFAKGAAFDDDLYHSWVAPTLQSDLLVQFWIRSTGILPSDCSQGWKVLDIRLINPGQTSPFKTSQDHSKWAVSPNEAEDGGGWVCVGDINRNEAEEKRGGGTVCQRDPLVWKAYRTAALECEACGGETVQC from the exons ATGCTTCTGTTCCTATCCGTGCTGATCCTCTATGTGCCGCTAGAGGGCAACACCGCACCAATCAGCTGCTACAATGACCAAGGAGATGCTGTTGATTG GTTCTATATATACAAGCTGCCCAAAGAACATGGCAAAAAGTCTCCTGAATACGGTGAGATGTATTTAATTTTGGACAAAGGGCGTGAAGGATGGACTGAAGGGAAGGGCTCAGTGAATGACACCACGGGCGCCCTGGGCAGGACGGTGGGACAGCTGTACGCGCAGGGGAAG AATATGGAGGTTGCATACATCCTTTACAATGACCAGAAGCCACAAGAGGACTCGTCCAGTGACAGACGGGGAGACAACGGTGGAAGCAGAGGGGGCCACACGAAAG GTGTTGTGCTGCTGGATAAAAAACAGGGTTTCTGGCTGGTCCACAGCACTCCTCACTTCCCCCCCGCTCAAGAGGCAGGAGAGTATTATTACCCCAGCAGCGGCGAAGATAACGGGCAGAACTTCCTCTGTGTTACGTACCCGCTCGACCGCTTCCAGACCATCG GCGAGCAGCTGCAGATCAATCAGCCTAATGTGTATGACTGCAGCATCCCCGAGTCCTTGGCCTCCCAGGTGCCTTCGCtcactgagctttgtgacaaaaACAACCTGTCCTATGAAACCTTTCCACGTGCCAAATCTGTATCCAACCGCAGTGTGACGCTGACCTCAAAGGATGGGACGAACTTCATCAGCTTTGCCAAAGGAGCCGCTTTTGATGATG ATCTCTACCACTCGTGGGTAGCCCCCACCCTGCAGTCAGACCTCCTGGTCCAGTTCTGGATTCGCTCCACAGGCATTCTTCCTTCCGACTGCTCGCAGGGCTGGAAGGTCCTGGACATCAGGCTCATCAATCCAGGGCAGACGTCCCCCTTCAAGACCAGCCAGGACCACTCCAAGTGGGCGGTGAGCCCCAACGAGGCTGAGGATGGAGGCGGCTGGGTGTGCGTGGGGGATATAAACCGAAACGAGGCAGAAGAGAAGCGTGGCGGGGGCACGGTGTGCCAGCGTGATCCGCTGGTGTGGAAGGCTTACCGGACGGCAGCGTTGGAGTGCGAGGCCTGTGGAGGAGAAACGGTCCAGTGCTGA
- the gpsm3 gene encoding G-protein-signaling modulator 2, with the protein MAEEELQEPLVIVEDGDFVESVTEIRAAGGSDAAVQSCSEESAVKKEEEHIGGNSQEEIAGKINLEEQSLDKQQTNREEDGAREDKPEKTESTDDGLTRECSESEGQPHEVLKETSEKPSNTEDEKATQSDPQVDIKELNSSEQQAEGEPNQKEDPKKARRLTPDFPEALFELLCTFQEGRRLNDQRCSFSLESGVRRRRCHSEPNTSKPVNRVLFSSMTSLQKEEFFDLVATAQGRRLDDQRAQLGRASPPKTKPRSFRGSIKQLSLSVKKPAPVPVPKDDLYDMILTTQAQGRLEDQRSRAPGPMDDEDFFSLLLRVQGGRMDEQRTELPCLLQT; encoded by the exons ATGGCTGAAGAGGAGCTGCAGGAACCTCTTGTCATCGTTGAAGATGGAGACTTTGTTGAAAGTGTTACTGAAATTAGGGCAGCGGGCGGTTCAGACGCTGCCGTACAAAGCTGCAGCGAGGAGTCAGCTGTCAAAAAGGAAGAAGAGCACATAGGAGGAAACAGTCAAGAAGAAATAGCAGGTAAAATAAACTTAGAAGAGCAAAGCTTGGACAAACAGCAGACGAACAGAGAGGAAGATGGTGCAAGAGAGGACAAACCAGAGAAAACTGAGAGCACAGATGATGGACTCACAAGAGAATGCAGTGAAAGCGAAGGGCAGCCACATGAAGTGCTTAAAGAAACATCTGAGAAACCCAGCAACACAGAGGATGAGAAAGCCACACAAAGTGACCCTCAAGTAGACATAAAGGAGCTAAATTCATCCGAGCAACAAGCTGAGGGGGAACCAAACCAAAAAGAGGATCCAAAAAAG GCTCGCCGGTTAACCCCTGACTTCCCAGAGGCACTGTTCGAGCTGCTGTGCACCTTTCAGGAGGGCAGACGGCTCAATGACCAGCGCTGCTCCTTCAGTCTGGAGAGTGGggtcaggaggaggaggtgccacTCTGAGCCCAACACCTCCAAACCGGTTAACAGAG TCCTCTTTTCCTCCATGACTTCACTGCAGAAAGAGGAGTTTTTCGACCTGGTGGCCACTGCACAAGGACGGCGGCTAGATGATCAGAGGGCGCAGCTTGGAAGGGCTTCACCACCAAAAACAAAGCCCAGAAGTTTCAGAGGGAGTATAAAACAGCTGTCCCTCTCTGTGAAAAAGCCAGCACCGGTTCCTGTGCCTAAAGACGATCTCTACGATATGATTCTCACCACACAA GCTCAGGGTAGGCTGGAGGACCAGCGCAGCAGAGCTCCTGGTCCCATGGATGATGAAGACTTCTTCTCCCTCCTCCTGAGGGTCCAGGGGGGACGCATGGACGAGCAGAGGACCGAACTACCATGCTTGCTGCAAACCTGA
- the LOC115794961 gene encoding LOW QUALITY PROTEIN: pre-B-cell leukemia transcription factor 1 (The sequence of the model RefSeq protein was modified relative to this genomic sequence to represent the inferred CDS: deleted 1 base in 1 codon), translating into MLQQQQPLTGNGPSNGRGLGVSGHPGMHALNSVHQPSQHRPDGAESGLDGTENGHETRRDIGDILQQIMTITDQSLDEAQAKKHALNCHRMKPALFSVLCEIKEKTGLSMRNAQEEEPQDPQLVRLDNMLLAEGVAGPEKGGGAAAAVSAATSSGGMSPDSSLEHSDYKSKLSQIRSIYHTELEKYEQACTEFTTHVMNLLREQSRTRPVTPREIERMVAIIHRKFSSIQTQLKQSTCEAVMILRSRFLDARRKRRNFSKQATEVLNEYFYSHLSNPYPSEEAKEELAKQCGITVSQVSNWFGNKRIRYKKNIGKFQEEANLYAMKTALGARQGDDSPHTPNSTGSGSFSLSGSADLFLGVPPVNGEQSAYQMGVQANGNWQGRNSPPSGTSPHSDQSENSD; encoded by the exons atgttgcagcagcagcagcctctgacGGGCAATGGGCCATCCAACGGCCGGGGACTCGGCGTGAGTGGCCACCCCGGGATGCATGCGCTCAACTCGGTTCACCAACCTTCCCAGCATCGGCCCGACGGAGCGGAATCGGGCCTCGATGGTACAGAGAACGGACATGAAACCCGCAGAGATATTGGGGACATACTGCAGCAAATAATGACCATCACCGACCAAAGTTTGGACGAGGCACAAGCAAA GAAACATGCGCTCAACTGTCACCGGATGAAACCCGCATTGTTCAGCGTTTTGTGCGAGATTAAGGAAAAAACTG GCCTGTCAATGAGGAACGCCCAGGAGGAGGAGCCTCAGGATCCTCAGCTGGTGCGACTGGACAACATGCTGCTGGCGGAGGGTGTAGCGGGGCCAGAGAAGGGCGgtggggctgctgctgctgtttccgCTGCCACCAGCTCGGGGGGGATGTCACCTGACAGCTCGCTCGAGCACTCCGATTACAAAAGCAAGTTGAGCCAGATTCGCAGTATCTACCACACTGAGCTGGAGAAGTATGAGCAG GCGTGCACCGAGTTCACCACCCACGTGATGAACCTGCTGAGGGAGCAGTCGCGCACGCGGCCCGTGACTCCGCGGGAGATTGAGCGCATGGTGGCCATCATCCACCGCAAATTCAGCTCCATCCAGACCCAGCTGAAGCAGAGCACCTGTGAGGCGGTCATGATCCTGAGGTCCCGCTTCCTGGATGCCAG GCGCAAGAGGCGCAACTTCAGCAAACAGGCTACAGAGGTCCTCAACGAGTATTTCTACTCCCACCTGTCCAACCCATATCCCAGTGAAGAAGCCAAAGAGGAACTTGCCAAACAGTGTGGAATCACCGTCTCTCAG GTCTCCAACTGGTTTGGCAACAAGAGAATCCGCTACAAGAAAAACATCGGCAAGTTCCAAGAGGAGGCCAACCTCTATGCCATGAAAACAGCCCTGGGAGCCAGACAGGGCGACGATTCC CCACACACTCCCAACTCCACAG GGTCGGGGTCCTTCTCTCTGTCCGGGTCAGCTGACCTGTTCCTCGGCGTTCCACCTGTGAACGGCGAACAGTCTGCCTACCAAATGGGAGTGCAG GCTAACGGAAACTGGCAGGGTCGAAACTCGCCCCCGTCTGGCACCTCGCCccacagcgaccagtcagaaaACTCTGACTGA
- the LOC115794964 gene encoding transcription factor HES-7-like — MKLPLEAEDATSKKKLIKSQVEKRRRERMNRSLERLRTMLLQEPHEGGTQHRVEKAEILEHTILFLQNTATGEKATGGGGSRKSSFQDGFSTCLQTASRFLGPEGKRSQLGSALDAAFAARLARSHSHPAGLQSRNFMPHAKFILRMLRQKSKLRLRARASGEKLFVRPYPLPLQQRLPRDTKQPLKQRESEIRAEKGATKQSPSQSSPDSQTLWRPWP; from the exons ATGAAGCTACCACTGGAAGCGGAGGACGCAACAAGCAAGAAAAAG TTAATAAAATCTCAGGTGGAGAAACGTCGAAGGGAGAGAATGAACCGCAGTTTGGAGCGTCTGAGGACCATGCTGCTGCAGGAGCCGCACGAA GGGGGGACTCAGCACCGAGTGGAGAAAGCTGAGATACTGGAGCACACAATCCTCTTCCTCCAGAACACTGCCACAGGCGAAAAGGCGACAGGTGGAGGTGGGAGCCGGAAAAGCTCCTTCCAAGACGGTTTCTCCACTTGCTTGCAGACAGCGTCTCGGTTCCTGGGCCCCGAGGGGAAAAGGTCGCAGCTCGGATCGGCGCTGGACGCAGCTTTCGCTGCTCGTTTGGCCCGTTCACACTCTCATCCTGCGGGTCTGCAAAGCAGAAACTTTATGCCACACGCAAAGTTCATCCTGCGGATGCTGAGACAGAAGTCCAAGCTCAGACTGCGTGCACGTGCCTCGGGGGAGAAACTCTTTGTCCGACCTTACCCACTTCCACTCCAGCAAAGGCTTCCCAGAGACACCAAACAGCCTCTGAAACAAAGGGAGTCTGAGATCAGGGCGGAGAAAGGAGCGACCAAACAGAGCCCATCCCAGAGCTCCCCGGACAGCCAGACTTTGTGGAGACCCTGGCCCTGA